The Ictidomys tridecemlineatus isolate mIctTri1 chromosome 6, mIctTri1.hap1, whole genome shotgun sequence genome includes a region encoding these proteins:
- the Rtl6 gene encoding retrotransposon Gag-like protein 6 yields the protein MVQPQTSKAESTASAASANAQMDDVIDTLTSLRLTNSALRREASTLRAEKANLTNMLESVMAELTLLRTRARIPGALQITPPISAISSNGTRPMTTPPTSLPEPFSGDPGQLAGFLMQMDRFMIFQASRFPGEAERVAFLVSRLTGEAEKWAIPHMQPDSPLRNNYQGFLAELRRTYKSPLRHARRAQIRKTSASNRAVRERQMLCRQLAAAGTGPCPVHPASNGTSPAPALPTRARNL from the coding sequence ATGGTCCAGCCGCAGACCTCCAAAGCCGAAAGCACGGCCTCGGCAGCTTCTGCAAACGCCCAGATGGATGACGTGATCGACACCCTGACCTCGCTGCGCCTCACTAACTCCGCGCTGAGGCGGGAGGCCTCCACGCTGCGGGCCGAGAAGGCCAACCTCACCAACATGCTGGAGAGCGTGATGGCCGAGCTGACCTTGCTGCGCACCAGGGCTCGCATCCCGGGGGCTCTGCAGATCACCCCGCCCATCTCTGCCATCAGCTCCAACGGGACCCGACCCATGACCACACCTCCAACTTCTCTGCCGGAGCCCTTTTCTGGAGACCCAGGCCAGTTGGCGGGGTTCCTGATGCAGATGGACAGATTCATGATCTTCCAAGCCTCCCGCTTTCCGGGTGAGGCCGAGCGAGTGGCCTTCCTTGTGTCCCGACTGACAGGGGAGGCGGAGAAGTGGGCCATTCCCCACATGCAGCCAGACAGCCCCTTGCGAAACAACTATCAGGGCTTCCTGGCCGAGTTGCGGAGAACCTACAAGTCCCCGCTGAGGCATGCGCGGCGCGCCCAAATCAGGAAGACTTCCGCCTCCAACAGGGCGGTGCGAGAGCGCCAGATGCTGTGCCGACAACTGGCCGCAGCGGGAACCGGGCCCTGCCCTGTGCATCCGGCCTCCAACGGGACCAGTCCAGCGCCAGCCCTGCCCACCCGAGCCCGGAACCTTTAG